Part of the Primulina huaijiensis isolate GDHJ02 chromosome 15, ASM1229523v2, whole genome shotgun sequence genome is shown below.
CTAAAAATTGGGAAATTTTAGAGGAAGAAATCCATAATTTGGAGAAAAGAATTACCGGAGAGGAGCGATTCGGTAAAAGATTGACACAGGACACGAGTGACGTGAATTGGGTTGCGAAACAGGACCCAACATTATATTTATTAGTGGATTTCCTTAATAGAACCCGGTCCTTTTAATTGAATTCGTATTGTAATATTTAACTAACGAAAGATAGATTTAGATTGATATCTTAGTAGAAGATATTATTTCTTGGAACTgagatttatttgtttttaagtaCGTACGTAATCCAACAAGAAATTTTCTTACCTGCTCAATTTCTAATGAATCAAGAAAACCATTTGTTTCGGTATAAATCGTCATTATCTGTTCTTTTACCGTGAGAGGGACTGATTGGGATTGTTTAAGCAATTCGCGTAATCGTTGACCTCTTCCCAATTGCTTATGAGTAGCTTTATCAAGATCTGAAGCAAATTATGCAAAGGCTTCTAGTTCATATCtaacaaaattttttgtgattattataactagattttgaattcgATATCTCGttttaaatttgagattttgatattatatgaGATATAAATCATTTGTTGATTAACAATATTTCAATATCTTTTAACatccaattattttaatgcTCTATCaatgtttatttaataaaattcaataGTCAATTTTTTAAACAAGTTTTAGACTAGGTATCAGCCAACCatattttaataagaaaatcGATTAACTGGATTCGGTATATATACATCAAGGGACGACAATGGGATGGGATGAGATGAAGCGGAGATGGGAAATTCTTGCGCTGATCCTGTTTTCTAATCGGGGGATTGATTACTCATCAAACCACATATTTGGTTTTATCTAATTGACCCGAAAATCTTCATCCCGGTTTCGCGgttcattttaattttcattctcGTTCATAATAATCTAGAAACGGTAATGAGATGGATCAGATTTATTTTCATCATCCTGACTTGacgtaaattaaataactatccACGTCACTGTCCATATaccattcaaaaataatttaaaaaaccaGAATCCCTTATTATTATTCATCAACCATCATACACGACGGAGCAAAAATGATTAACTCGACTGAGTGAATAGTTCAGGCAAGTATCAGACAATCCTACACTCACGGTccatgtaaataaataaacgaATCCAAATACGTTTCGATCATACAACAGCTGCTGAATAAAACGATAAGACGGATAAAGTAGCATGTCAAATGCCAACACTCTTGCGCTCAAGAAAATACGAGGTCTAACACACCACACAGCTGAAACTATAACATGGTCGACATCGCATGTGCACGGGAGCTTGAATGCATTTTAATTCATAGAAACGCGTCTTTTTCAAGCAGTTTTAGTACCTCGTCTTGGGTATTTAGTTTAGCAACGTCTATAGGTGTCTTCCCGTCCAAGTTCTGAAGTGTGCTGCAAGAATGAAAGGGAAAAGAGGCTGGTTTACCAGAATGTCTGCATAGCGGGGCAAAAATGCTTATGTATTGAAAGAGGCTTACACAGCAGCGCCGTTTTTCAACAGAAGCTCGACACAGTCTTGCCTGCCATAGCCCGCAGCATAATGGAGAGGGGTGTTCTTGTTCTTATCCAAAGCATCTACCTTTGCCCCGGCATCAAGAAGAACTTGAGCGCACTTGGCCTGAAAACGGAAGATTAATTCAGCTTTCAGACTTATGGAGAGATAAGTAACGAGTGGTGAGCATCTCTCCATGAAATGGTACAAAACTACTTGGCAGCATCACTAaggccaaaaaataaaaataaaacgaaaatgaataaataagaaaGGCACATGGGGAAAAACAAcataaatataaagaaaatgTGACAGGTTTATGGATAAAAAGAAAGTTCAGTGAACGAGAGAGAAGATATCAGAAGCTAATTATCTCTCGTTTTATTCTAACTTCCAAGAGCTTGCAGAGAAGGTCAATATACTTCAAATAAAGCTTATTTTACCAGACATTATATACCTCGCCATATCCACATGCAAAATGTAAAGCAGTCCTTCCCTCAGAGTCTTCTTCATCCTTATCAGCACCGTCAGCTAGTGCCTTTTTCAAACCCTAGCTTACACAAAAGCAAATTTAAACGAATTGGTGTTATAAATTTTTCCATGCATTTGACAGTTAATGTTTAATAATGACAAGAAGCAAAAGAACTCGGATATTTCAGCAAATCGATTGGAAAAGTTTCAGGCGCAATCTTTGCAAAAACCTTATAATAAGTGAGAAAGTGCCAACAAATACTTTCAGGCGTCCAGTTATGTAATCATGTTTAAGTGCAATACATACGGCTCGGAAATGATACCTCAACATCACCAACACTAGCAGTATGGTGAACAATAGATTCTTCTTCATTAATTTCATCGGTTTCGTCTTCACCAGCATCATCACCAGCAGATGTGGCAGCTTCTCCAACAGCTGcaaatcccattgcttcgctcAACTTTTGGAGTACCTCTTTATCATTCCAGTACCTGATCATAATCACATAGCATCATACAACCAAATTTAAACGAGTTCTCCCTCATTTGTAGCgtattttttccttttagagGCCGATAAAGTCAAATTTTCATATCTGGGTCATGTCACCTTCTCGATCCTATActtatttgtgtgtgtgtatcaTTATGCACAAAGGGAAAATCCCAAGTAGAATTAGAAATTATGCATCATCTTTTAACCAGATGCAGAATCACCAACTAGAAAATGAAAAGACTAAGCACATACTTATAAAACCCGTTAATTCTTTAGATTGATTTTTGAAGTTCCAAGGGTCAAATCAAAGTTAAACAATGGAGTTTACTCTATCTGCAACCAGAAAGTAATGTTCTCCTGAGATCCTTGATATCCTTTATGCccaacatgatatttttaagaacCTATCACAAAGCATAAAAAC
Proteins encoded:
- the LOC140959475 gene encoding ankyrin repeat domain-containing protein 2B-like isoform X3, which produces MPNPFDFSAMTGLLNDPSIKELAEQIAKDPSFNQMAEQLQKTFHGATVENGIPNFDSQQYYATMQNVMQNPQFMTMAEKLGTAMLQDPAMSGMLESLTNPANKGQLEERMSQIKEDPSLKPILEEIETGGPAAMMKYWNDKEVLQKLSEAMGFAAVGEAATSAGDDAGEDETDEINEEESIVHHTASVGDVEGLKKALADGADKDEEDSEGRTALHFACGYGEAKCAQVLLDAGAKVDALDKNKNTPLHYAAGYGRQDCVELLLKNGAAVTLQNLDGKTPIDVAKLNTQDEVLKLLEKDAFL